The Chryseobacterium aureum genome contains a region encoding:
- a CDS encoding ATP-dependent Clp protease adaptor ClpS, with the protein MNVYNHIKDYENPKRQYEEEVLVLDDTDEVYKLVLHNDDIHTFDYVIDCLIEICKHTLEQAEQCTILVHYKGKCTVKTGSMDVLKPMHEKLISRELTSEIV; encoded by the coding sequence ATGAATGTTTATAACCATATAAAAGATTACGAAAATCCTAAACGTCAGTACGAAGAAGAAGTTCTTGTCCTTGATGATACGGATGAAGTGTATAAGCTGGTACTGCATAACGATGATATTCATACATTTGATTATGTAATAGACTGCCTGATCGAAATATGCAAACATACCCTGGAGCAGGCTGAGCAATGCACCATTCTTGTTCATTATAAAGGCAAATGCACCGTAAAAACAGGCTCAATGGATGTTTTGAAGCCTATGCATGAAAAATTAATTTCGCGCGAACTGACAAGCGAAATCGTATAA
- a CDS encoding FtsB family cell division protein, with protein sequence MEENNLIKDIQPKSETFKMIQKYVLNKYTITICLFLVWMIFFDKTSFLVINELNGEIHKYEDQLDYYKKEYEKNDAFYKKLMNNKSEKEKYARENYFMKKPNEEIFILVVDSTKVAKK encoded by the coding sequence ATGGAAGAAAACAACCTTATCAAAGACATTCAGCCGAAATCTGAAACATTCAAAATGATCCAGAAATATGTTTTGAATAAGTATACCATTACGATCTGTCTTTTTTTGGTATGGATGATCTTTTTTGATAAAACCTCGTTTCTTGTTATTAATGAACTGAATGGTGAGATTCATAAATATGAAGACCAGCTGGATTATTACAAAAAAGAATACGAGAAAAATGACGCTTTTTATAAAAAACTGATGAACAACAAGTCAGAAAAAGAAAAGTATGCCAGAGAAAATTATTTTATGAAAAAACCGAATGAAGAAATCTTTATTCTGGTCGTAGACAGCACAAAAGTGGCTAAAAAGTAA
- the udk gene encoding uridine kinase → MLVIGIAGGTGSGKTTVVDKILQQLDIEGMNILSQDNYYHDNQGLTLTEREALNYDHPKSIDFDLLIKHVKALKNNESIEQPIYSFVTHSRTGDHVTVEPKNVLVVEGILVLTNKELLKEFDLKVFVHADSDERLIRRIRRDTQERGRDLSEVLHRYQTTLKPMHQEFIEPSKNDADLIIPNMKQNSVAIDFLTTVIKNSLKKH, encoded by the coding sequence ATGCTTGTAATAGGAATTGCCGGTGGTACAGGATCCGGCAAAACTACAGTTGTTGATAAGATACTTCAGCAGCTTGATATTGAGGGAATGAATATCCTCTCTCAGGATAATTATTATCACGACAACCAAGGTCTTACACTAACGGAAAGAGAAGCCCTGAACTATGACCATCCAAAATCCATAGACTTTGACCTGCTGATAAAACATGTAAAAGCTTTAAAAAACAACGAGTCTATTGAACAGCCGATTTATAGCTTTGTCACCCATTCCAGAACAGGAGATCATGTCACTGTAGAACCTAAAAACGTATTGGTAGTAGAAGGAATTCTGGTTCTTACCAACAAAGAATTGCTTAAAGAATTTGATTTGAAGGTATTTGTTCATGCAGATTCTGACGAAAGGCTGATCAGGAGGATCAGAAGAGATACCCAGGAAAGGGGAAGAGATCTGAGCGAAGTATTGCACCGTTATCAGACCACATTGAAACCAATGCACCAGGAATTCATTGAGCCGTCTAAAAATGATGCCGATCTTATTATCCCTAATATGAAGCAGAATTCCGTAGCGATTGATTTTTTAACTACTGTTATTAAAAATTCGTTGAAAAAACACTAA
- a CDS encoding hemolysin family protein, which yields MDSDIVRLLLALFLVLLNGFFVAAEFSIVKVRYSQIQLKAAEGNSMAKQAEHIIKHLDEYLSATQLGITLASLALGWVGESALHHVVESLFHSFNIDLTQTTITTISVVTSFVLITIMHIVFGELIPKSIAIRKSEATTMATAVPLRVFYTIFKPFIWLMNSMSNGFLRLVKIHPASEQEIHSTEELQLLVKQSADSGEIEEENYEIIKNAFDFTDHSAKQIMVPRQNITSIDFEEDVNDIINKIMDSGYSRIPVYIDSIDNIIGIFYTKEIIREFVKRKGDLDHEDLKDLMRDAFFVVESKKVSDLLKTFQLKKQHIAIVIDEFGGTEGIITLEDILEELVGEIQDEEDDEEKIVDKIADNTYWVQATQPLDEINEFLPKRLPLSEESEYNSLAGFILYELEEIPEENQEFNLEDYHFKILKMNNKSVELVELVYQEPNAIDHLADKIGEV from the coding sequence ATGGACTCGGACATAGTCAGGCTTTTGCTGGCCTTATTTCTTGTTTTACTCAATGGCTTCTTCGTAGCCGCAGAATTTTCAATTGTTAAAGTTCGTTACTCACAAATTCAGTTAAAAGCTGCAGAAGGAAATTCTATGGCGAAACAGGCAGAACATATCATCAAACATCTTGATGAATATCTTTCCGCCACACAGTTAGGAATTACATTGGCATCTCTTGCCCTGGGTTGGGTAGGAGAGAGTGCTTTGCACCACGTGGTTGAAAGCCTCTTCCATTCATTTAATATAGACTTGACCCAAACAACGATTACGACAATTTCAGTGGTGACCAGTTTTGTGTTAATTACCATTATGCACATCGTATTCGGTGAGCTTATTCCAAAATCAATCGCAATCAGAAAATCTGAAGCCACTACAATGGCAACAGCAGTTCCGCTGAGAGTTTTTTACACGATTTTTAAACCCTTTATCTGGTTGATGAACTCCATGTCAAACGGTTTCTTAAGACTGGTTAAAATTCACCCTGCTTCCGAACAGGAAATTCACTCTACGGAAGAACTTCAGCTTTTGGTAAAACAAAGTGCAGACAGCGGAGAAATTGAAGAAGAGAACTATGAGATTATCAAAAATGCATTTGATTTCACAGATCATTCTGCCAAGCAGATCATGGTTCCAAGACAGAATATTACTTCCATAGATTTTGAAGAGGATGTCAATGATATTATTAATAAAATTATGGACAGCGGATACTCCCGTATTCCTGTTTATATTGATTCCATTGATAATATAATCGGAATTTTCTACACAAAGGAAATCATCAGAGAATTTGTGAAAAGAAAAGGCGATCTGGATCATGAAGACCTTAAAGATTTGATGCGGGATGCCTTTTTTGTGGTGGAAAGCAAAAAAGTTTCAGATTTGCTGAAGACTTTCCAGCTTAAGAAACAGCATATCGCTATTGTTATTGATGAATTTGGAGGAACAGAAGGAATTATTACCCTGGAAGATATCCTTGAGGAGCTTGTAGGAGAAATTCAGGATGAAGAAGATGACGAAGAAAAAATTGTTGATAAAATAGCGGATAATACCTATTGGGTGCAGGCTACACAGCCTTTGGATGAAATCAACGAATTCCTTCCTAAAAGGCTTCCTCTTTCCGAAGAAAGTGAGTACAATTCATTGGCCGGATTCATTCTTTATGAGCTGGAAGAAATTCCTGAAGAAAACCAGGAGTTTAATCTTGAAGACTATCACTTTAAAATTCTGAAAATGAATAATAAGAGTGTGGAACTTGTGGAACTGGTATATCAGGAACCTAATGCCATAGATCATCTGGCAGATAAAATAGGAGAAGTTTAA
- the atpG gene encoding ATP synthase F1 subunit gamma — protein MANLKEIRGRITSISSTMQITRAMKMVSAAKLKKAQDAIVMLRPYSEKLQELIQNVNSSSDPDQISVYAQKREVKRVLFIAVTSNRGLAGAFNSSIVKELNLQFQNNAQYEVEVLPVGKKVYDAVRRNRTVYTNGSTVYDNLNFDAVAHITEGVMTSFREGKFDEVYVIYNKFVNAATQEVTTEQLLPISMPENTEPQVETDYIFEPNRAEILDNLIPKSIKTQVFKAILDSVASEHGARMTAMHKATDNAQALKNDLVIFYNKARQAAITNEILEIVSGAEALKNS, from the coding sequence ATGGCAAACTTAAAAGAAATACGAGGCAGAATTACGTCAATTTCATCTACGATGCAGATCACACGTGCTATGAAAATGGTTTCCGCAGCGAAACTTAAAAAAGCACAGGATGCAATCGTAATGCTAAGACCTTATTCTGAAAAATTACAGGAGCTTATCCAGAATGTAAATTCTAGCTCTGATCCTGATCAGATTTCTGTATATGCTCAGAAAAGAGAGGTTAAAAGAGTACTATTCATCGCTGTTACTTCAAACAGAGGTCTTGCGGGAGCTTTTAACTCTTCTATCGTAAAAGAGCTTAACCTTCAGTTCCAGAACAATGCTCAATATGAGGTTGAAGTTCTTCCTGTAGGTAAAAAAGTATATGATGCTGTAAGAAGAAACCGTACGGTATATACTAACGGAAGTACTGTTTATGATAACCTGAACTTTGACGCTGTTGCTCACATCACTGAAGGGGTAATGACTAGCTTCAGAGAAGGTAAATTTGACGAAGTTTATGTAATCTATAATAAATTCGTTAATGCGGCTACTCAGGAAGTAACCACAGAACAGCTTCTTCCTATCTCAATGCCGGAAAATACTGAGCCCCAGGTTGAAACAGATTATATCTTTGAACCTAACAGAGCCGAAATCCTTGATAATTTGATTCCAAAGTCTATCAAAACTCAGGTTTTCAAAGCGATCTTAGATTCAGTTGCATCTGAGCATGGAGCGAGAATGACGGCAATGCACAAAGCAACAGACAATGCTCAGGCTTTAAAGAATGATCTTGTGATCTTCTACAACAAAGCAAGACAGGCTGCAATTACCAACGAAATCCTGGAAATTGTTTCCGGAGCAGAAGCTTTGAAAAATTCGTAA